A part of Kineosporia sp. NBRC 101731 genomic DNA contains:
- a CDS encoding dihydrofolate reductase family protein, with protein sequence MRTLISTAFVSLDGVMEAPGGEAGYRNAGWTFKDIEFLPEAYAMKGQEQTEAGAMLLGRVSYQAFSPVWPTMDDFAIYNAMPKYVVSTTLAEADLATNWGQTTILRSLDEVAQLKQTDGGPILLQGSADLNHALSDAGLIDRYHLLVFPLLLGAGKRLFSDTDKDTQQLKLVEHETYGNGVQKNIFDVVR encoded by the coding sequence ATGCGCACTCTGATCAGCACCGCCTTCGTCTCACTGGACGGCGTCATGGAAGCTCCCGGCGGTGAGGCCGGGTACCGCAACGCCGGCTGGACCTTCAAGGACATCGAGTTCCTGCCCGAGGCCTACGCGATGAAGGGGCAGGAGCAGACCGAGGCCGGCGCGATGCTGCTGGGGCGGGTCAGCTATCAGGCGTTCAGCCCGGTGTGGCCGACGATGGACGACTTCGCCATCTACAACGCGATGCCCAAGTACGTCGTCTCCACCACCCTGGCCGAGGCCGACCTGGCCACGAACTGGGGGCAGACCACGATCCTGCGCTCCCTCGACGAGGTCGCGCAGCTGAAGCAGACCGACGGCGGCCCGATCCTGTTGCAGGGCAGCGCCGATCTGAACCACGCCCTGTCCGACGCGGGCCTGATCGATCGCTACCACCTGCTGGTCTTCCCGCTGTTGCTCGGCGCGGGCAAGCGCCTGTTCAGCGACACGGACAAGGACACCCAGCAGCTGAAGCTCGTCGAGCACGAGACCTACGGCAACGGGGTGCAGAAGAACATCTTCGACGTGGTGCGCTGA
- a CDS encoding GntR family transcriptional regulator, whose translation MEEYMAHLLVDEITGHIRDRIMSGALPMGMPIRPAELSTEFGISRTPIREALRRLQSDGLIEMLPNRAASVRVPAPWEVREAYEIRAQLEGLATARAAGRMRRADLDRLRRVNQQAHDLTPGQAGSAWTDHAFHTLILDNASNGHLRRAVRDIDQSFPRNVPAQLLSENPRQRDQAFAAHDRIIAALAAGDGETAAQEMRAHVIKVGEHLVHWYERRSSTVFHG comes from the coding sequence ATGGAGGAGTACATGGCTCACCTGCTCGTCGACGAGATCACCGGGCACATCCGCGATCGCATCATGTCCGGCGCGTTGCCGATGGGTATGCCGATCCGTCCGGCGGAGCTGTCCACGGAGTTCGGCATCAGCCGCACGCCGATCCGCGAGGCGCTGCGCCGCCTGCAGAGCGACGGCCTGATCGAGATGCTGCCGAACCGGGCCGCCTCGGTGCGTGTGCCCGCTCCGTGGGAGGTCCGGGAGGCCTACGAGATCCGGGCGCAGCTCGAGGGCCTGGCCACCGCCCGCGCGGCCGGCCGGATGCGGAGGGCAGACCTGGACCGGCTGCGCCGGGTGAACCAGCAGGCCCACGACCTGACCCCCGGCCAGGCCGGCAGCGCCTGGACCGACCATGCCTTCCACACGCTGATCCTGGACAATGCCTCGAACGGGCACCTCCGGCGGGCCGTGCGCGACATCGACCAGAGCTTTCCCCGGAATGTACCGGCGCAGTTGCTGTCCGAGAATCCCCGGCAGCGCGATCAGGCGTTCGCAGCCCACGACCGCATCATCGCCGCCCTGGCCGCCGGTGACGGCGAGACGGCCGCCCAGGAGATGCGCGCCCACGTGATCAAGGTGGGCGAGCACCTGGTGCACTGGTACGAGCGGCGCTCGAGCACCGTGTTCCACGGGTAG